The Mytilus galloprovincialis chromosome 7, xbMytGall1.hap1.1, whole genome shotgun sequence genome has a window encoding:
- the LOC143083424 gene encoding fibroblast growth factor receptor 4-like has translation MSWSYGVLLWEIFTLGGNPYPSVPVERLFELLKEGHRIGRPPYASEIINKTMQSCWHENPSGRPSFNNLVIDFNKMLTSMDNRSEEYPNLDDCNSIHPIISS, from the exons atgag TTGGTCCTATGGAGTATTGTTGTGGGAGATATTTACACTCGGAGGGAATCCTTATCCATCTGTACCTGTGGAAAGattatttgaacttttaaaagaAGGTCATAGAATTGGCAGACCTCCATATGCTTcagaaataattaataaaacgATGCAGTCCTGTTGGCATGAGAATCCATCAGGGCGACCATCTTTCAATAACCTtgttattgattttaataaaatgttgacCTCTATGGACAACAGAAGTGAA gaatATCCAAATCTAGATGATTGTAACAGTATACATCCCatcatatcatcatga